In Desulfosporosinus youngiae DSM 17734, the genomic stretch TCTCCATCCCTCTTGCCTTGAGCAGATCAGCTAATTTCTGATCGGAATAGGGGCTTCGCGGATTTTCTGAGGCAATAATATCCCGAAGGACAACTTTAATGACATCTGTAGTGACTCCTGAGTCATTTTGATGCCCGCGGCCCATACTATTGGCAAAGAAGAATTTAAATTCAAAAATCCCCCGCGGAGTCTGGACGTATTTGTGAGCCGTCGCCCGGCTGACTGTGGACTCATGAACTCCGATTTCCTCTGCGATATCTCTTAACGTAAGCGGTCTCAGATGACGAATTCCATTGCGAAGAAAATCCGTTTGCCACTTCACAATAGCATCGGCAACTTTATAAAGCGTCAGACGTCGCTGCTCAATACTGCGGATAAGCCAAGCTGCGGCGTTTAACTTCTGTTCAACGAATTTACGAGTATCCGTTCCCTCATCCTGACTCAGGGCATCACGGTATGTCTTGTTAACCCCTAAGCGAGGGACCGTAATATCATTAACGAGGATGATGAATTCTCCTTCGATCTCTTCAATCACTACATCCGGTACTATATAACGTACTTCCCCCGGACCTGAAAAACGCAGGCCGGGTTTGGGGTCGAGCTTTCGTACTAAATCAGCCAGTTCCTGAACTCGGCTTAATGAAATTTTCAAAGCTTGAGCAATTCGTTGTAAACGTCCTGCTGCCAAGTCTTCAAGATGCTTTAGGAACTCCGGCAACTCAGGAGGATAGTCTGGAATGAGCGGCAATTGCAAATACAAACATTCCTCTAAATTGCGAGCCCCTACACCCAGGGGATCGAGACTCTGGACAACGGTCAACGCTTCCTCGACCTTTGCAAGCCGGACATTCATTTCACGAGCAATATCATCTAATGCTAAGGTGAGATATCCTTTGTCATTCAAATTCCCAACAATGTATTCCGCAATATCTAATGAAGCTGTGAGCTTTTGGACATGAAGTTGTTCCAGTAAATGCTCCAAAAGCGTTGGTGCTGCGGTAATAAAGGGATCAAACCGCTGTTTATCGTCTGTTGTTACTCGTTCCTGGCGGACTCTATTTTCATCTTGATCATGGAAATAGTCCTGCCAATCCACTTCCCATTTTTCATCGGCGGAACTCACCTCTGCTGCAGGGGGCTCTGCTTCCCCCTTAATCTCCGTACTTTCTTCTAAATTTTCCAGTAAAGGATTTTCTAAAAGCTGTTCCTCTACATACGTGGAAAGGTCAAGTGCGGACAACTGTAAAATCGTAATTGCTTGGCGCAATTCTGGAGTCATAATGAGTTTTTGGGTTTGCTCAAGACTCAGACCGTAACCTAACCGCACCTAATTCCCCCCTATACTCAATTTTACGCTATCCTTCCCAGCCGTAGTATCCATTTCCAGACATACTTCCTAATTGAGTGTTCCCTATTGGGTTTAGAATAAAACGATTCACTTAAGTTACTTTCTTTTGATTTCTGATTCGCTCTGCCAACTCATCAATCTTTCTCATTCGATGATTGACGCCCGACTTTCCAACCTTAGGTTTCAACATTTCTCCCAATTCCTTCAAGCTGGCTTCGGAATACTCAAGACGCAATTCTGCTATCTCACGCAGCGGCGGCGGCAATGACTGAAGTCCAATAGTATCTGCGATAAATTGAATGTTCTCTAACTGACGGACGGCAGCATCAACAATTTTATCAAGATTAGCAGTCTCACAATTAACAAGGCGATTTACCTGATTACGAACATCTTTTAGAACCCGAACGTTTTCAAATTCCAATAGGGCGTGATGGGCACCAATGAAGCCAAGAAAAGCCACAATCTGTTCACTCTCTTTAAGATATATCACATACCAATGCTTACGCATACTTACTTTGGCCCCTAATTTGAACCGATTGACTAATCGACATAGTGCTTTGGCATGCTGCTCATCATTACTGACAATCTCAAGATGATAGGTGCCTTCCGGATTGCTTATCGAACCTCCGGCTAAAAAAGCTCCTCGCAAATAGGCCTTTTGATTACAACGCCTTTTGATTAGCCCCGGATCAATTCCCGGATAAATCTGGCCTTTAGCATCAACTAAACCCAGGTTCTGCAAGTCTTCGATTCCGCGGGGATGGATTCTGACTAAATATGAATTGTTTTTACGCAGTCTCAGTTTGCGTCGAACCACAATATCTACCCGACGCTTTAACACATCCTTGGCCAATCGATAAATCTTGCGGGCCACTGGTGCACTCTCCGTAATCACATTCAAGGTGTACTGTTGATTTGCACTAATTTGAAGTGTTCCATCCATTCGAACCAAAGCTGCGAGTTCCGCCAAATCACAACAAGATTTCTGGTCGCCTAAGCGAGCAAGCTCTTCTTTTGTAACAGCACTAAAGGACAATTCTCCAGCCTCCTTTCTATATCGAGGCTCGATGCACGAGGCACGAGGTTCGAATACGCAAATCAAGCGTTACGCATCGAACATTTTTTAACCCTTAGATGAGTTCGGTTAAATCAGAAGGTAATACTGAATAATTATAGAATTGTTTAAGGATTTTTTCGGAGCTTGCGAGTGAGCAAATAAGCATCGACCAGAGCAATACGCTCTCCAATCGGTTTTAAACGAAAGAGCAAACGAATGAGTTCCTTCGCCAGGCGGTCCGAATCGTGGCGCACTACATTCCCCTCTTGGACTAAATTTGCTTCAAAATATTTGACACCCAGATGCTGAACTACTTTAGGATCAGAGACAACCGGAACGGCTTCTTCCTGACTGTAACGTTTTAAAAGCGGCTCAGTAATCTCTCCGCGAGAGGCCAGTACTGCATCGACAAAGCCTTCACCGCAGTGATCTAAAATAGCCTGCAGGTGGTCCGAGACCTTATAGCCATCCGTTTCTCCTTTTTCTGTCATAACATTACATACATAAACAACCGGAGCGCTTGCTTCTCGGATTTTTTCCCTGAGACCCAGAACTAATAGATTCGGCAAAACACTTGTGTAGAGGCTTCCCGGCCCCAAAACAACAAGGTCCGCTTCTTCAATTGCCTGTATAGCATCAGGTAAAGGAGTACAATCACTGGGTTCCAGATAGACTTTGTCAATTTTCCCCTTCGTGGCCCGAACCGAGGTTTCTCCAATGACACGGGTGCCATCTTCCAAATCGGCCATCAGAACTACTTGATCCAAGGTAGTGGGGAAGACCTTCCCACGAAGAGCAAATACTTTACTGACCTGTTCAATTCCTTTTTGAAAATCCCCAAAGGTGTCAGTTAGTCCTGCCAAAAGCAAATTTCCTAAACTATGTCCCTTGAGGGCACCGCTTTCAAAGCGATAAGAGAAAAGGGTGTCCATAATCTGATCTGTCTCTGCCAAAGCAACCAGACAATTGCGCACGTCCCCCGGGGGTTGTATGCCTAATTCATCCCGCAGCTTCCCCGAACTTCCCCCATCATCGGTTACTGTAACAATAGCAGTAAGGTTACAGGTATATTGCTTTAGCCCCCGCAGAAGGGCAGAAAGCCCAGTCCCGCCGCCAACCACCACAATCTTCGGTCCTCTGCGCAGATGATGGCGAGAATAAATTCTATCAACAATTTTTACTTCATTTTCGGGAAGCACAGACGATATGATCGAATAAAGCATGCGTTTAAATCCAAGTATAATTGCGAAGATCCCCAAGGCACTGATGATGGCACCCGTGGGCACGGTTATATGCCGCGTGCTTCCCGTCAACCGATAAATAACCTCCCGGAATTGTAACTCCACGTAACCAATCGCCACACCATCATTCATAACCGAAAAACCCGTTGCGAAAAGGAAAATCCCCAGAACTGCCAGCAAAAACCAGCGTTTCACTTTTAAATCAGGATAAAGCCATTTCAGATAGCGAAGTATTACTTCGTACCTTTTTGGGTTCATTGCGCTATTCCACGCTTTTGGTTTTTTGTGGCGTCCCGGTGTTTAACCGTAATGGCGTAATTCTGTTGCTTTAAAAAGTTTCCGACCTTTTCCGCAATGGCTACGGAACGATGCTGCCCTCCCGTACAACCAATTCCAATGACCAAGTGAGTTTTTCCCTCTTTAATATAATTAGGAAGAATATACTCCAGTAAATCCAAGTATTTTTCCATAAAATCCTGAGCCATTTGATTCCCAAAGACATATTCCCGAACTAATTCATTCTCTCCGGTTAAAGGACGTAATGCCTCTACGTAAAATGGATTGGGAAGAAACCGCACATCCATAACCAGATCGGCATCCATCGGTATTCCATATTTAAAGCCAAAGGATACTACAGAAACCGCCATTTGTCCCAAACCCTGGGATTTGCAAAAAAGCCCCGCTACTTGGCTGCGAAGTTGTTGTGAACTTAAGTTAGAGGTGTCTATAATGCTGTCCGCTCGGGACCTCAGCTCCTCCAACTGCTGGCGTTCGGCCTGAATTCCGTCTAAGACACGCCCATGAGGGGAAAGGGGGTGCCTGCGCCGGGATTCTTTATAACGACGGATTAAGGTTTCATCTGAAGCATCGAGAAAGAGCACTTCCAGGCGGAAACCCTCTTTCTCTAAATTGCTTAAGGCTTCACTCAGAGAAGAAAAGAATTCTCCCCCACGCAAATCACAAACAATCGCTGCTTTGGAGACCTTTCCTCGAGACTGGGCACAAAGTTCGGCGAATTTGACCAGGAACGTAGGGGGTAAATTATCGACACAGAAAAAACCTTGATCTTCCAGACTTTGCATGGCCTGAGTTCTTCCGGCTCCGGATAATCCTGTGATAACAATGAGTTCTAATCCTTGTTTATTCATTTTTTTCACCTCCTCCTCTATATTATGGCTGACTCTTGACCAATATGGCTTTTTCGGCTTGCTCCTGGGCAGTGTTTAACTCATCTTCAGGAGTTGCATTCCCTGCCAGTACATTTGTCCATGCCGAATCCTGTATAGCAATTAATTTCCACTCCGGCGCATTCCCTTCCAACACCCAAGCTTTAGCAAGGGCCATGTTCGCCTGAGGAAAGACCCCTTTCTGGGCTTCCGGACGTTTATAATAACTCATATTTGCCGGAAGGAGACTTCCCGCTTCCAGCAACGCACCCTCCGCTTCCGGAGTGAGCAGTGCTTTTTGAACGGTTTGAATGGCTTCCTTCATATCTGGAGTCGTTTTAATGGCTGAATTTGCGATTCCCAGTGTCTTGCCTATAAGGGATTGCCCTTGGCCTGCCAACAAATCGGAAAGAGGAATGCTCCCCCAAGGAACATTTAATTGGGTTAAGTGTCTGGCAGCACTGGCCCCGGCTATAACAAAAGGGGTTTCTCCATTGGTAAACGCAGTAAGCGCCGCCGGGTCGATACGCAGGACCTGGGCACTCCGCCAAGCCGACAATTGTTGAAGAAAGGCAACATTGTTCGGATCATTTAGGCTTACATTTCCATTATTCATCAACCGCCCGCCCTGTCCATTCCACCATGCCGAAAGTGTGGCGGTATCAGCAGCGGGGATGGACAGCCCTTTGCCCGAGAACAGACCTGATAAATTAACAGGCACTTCGGCTGTATCTGTTCTAAAATACAGCAAAGGAATATCTGTCAGCCAAGGAAGAGCATAACTTACCTCTCCAAATCGAAAGCAGGCTAAGGCTGCAGGAAACCCTTCCTCATCGGTATAGGCGACAGGAGCCAATGCCCCTTGTCCATAAAGCTGATGAATAATCTCCCTTGAAGCTATAAAGATCTCCGGCCCTTCCCCTCCCGCTTCCGCTTGGTAAGAAAAAGCCGCAAAGTTTTGTTCGGGAACATAGTTTAGTTTGACAATCACCTCAGGATGATTTTCGGTGATCATTTGCATCTGGCCTTGTAAGGCCTCTGCCTCTGCACCCTGTAAAGAATGCCAGATATCCACTACGGCAGGAGCGGGTCCGCCTGGTTGTCCTGTCTGTGGTGCTGAGGAACACCCAGTGACAACAATAAAACAAATAGCTATATAAAAGCATCGCCATAGGATTTTGCTTAGCATTTTACTGCACTCCATTCATGAGCCTTCATACCGATAGGCCTTTACATTCCCTTGTTGATAGTGAAAAAGATACCAACAAGGTCTGTCTGATCCATCAGCTTGTAATATATCTGTCGTAAAGTAAGCAACAGCTGTATTGCGGTGCCACTGTCGCCGGTCCATACCCTTGACCCCGGGAATTACCGTCTCCCAATAAGCCTGCTTGCGGATCATTTCCTGCTTTGCTTTCCACTGACCCGCTTTCTCCTCTCCCTTCAAGCTGACTTCATTCTGGAGAAAGTCCGGGATGATATTCGGACGCTCCCACATGTAATAATCAAACCTTAGGGCGTCACGGATTCTGTTCCAAGAGACAGTGTCTGTTCCCTCCTTTGTTTCAGGAGTATGAACCTTTTCGAGAAATTCCCACAGTTTATCAAAGAGGGCTTTGCCTTGCCATTGACGGTGAAACCAACCCTTTTCCTGCCAAAACTCCGCAAACCCATGGTAAAAATCAAACGGAGTTGGAAAAAGCTTAAGAACTTCACGTACAGCGTTCGTAAACTTCCCTGAATTATAGTATTTATCAAGAACATCTTCCATGCGGTGTAATTGGAGCAGTCCACAATGTGACATGACGTTAGTTTCTAAAATTGTATAGGGCGGATCAGGGTTGAACAGGAGGCCATAACGATTGCTTTGCAAACGCAGTCCCGATCCTTTAAGTACTTTTAGAAATCCCAACTGAAGCATATCCGGATTTACTCCGTATACATCGTTGAATGAGGTTCGGAAGTCTGCCCAGCTTTCCTCAGGTAACCCGGCGATTAAATCAAGGTGAAGCGGGATCCCAAATGACTGCATTTCGGGCACAAACTTTTTCCACTCTTCAAAATTTTGAGGTCGGGAAACGACTTTGAGGGTTGGCTGGTACGTCGATTGTACTCCAATTTCCAATTGAATAAGTCCCTGAGGATAGCTTTTTAAATAGTCCATCCATTCTGCATCAAATAAATCCCCAGCCATTTCGCAGTGAACTCGTATCCGCTTAACATCTGGGTGTATAATACTTTCTTCCTTCACAATGTCCAGAATCTTTAGAGCGTGCCGCTTATTGGCATTGAAGGTTCGATCTACAAACTTTATAGTACGGGCACCATTTTTCAGTAACTGACAAAATATCTTGCGAAACCTCTCCGGTTCTAAAAACCGAACCCCTTGAAAGGTTGAGGACAAGCAGTACTGACAGTTAAACGGGCATCCCCTGGTCGTCTCAACATAGACAATCCGTCCGGTAAAGTCTTCATCTTCAGCATAAGGGAAGCTCAGATCATTTAAACTAAGGGCCTTTACCGGAGCAGGGTTAATCATGATTTTTCCGCCCTTTGTCCAAGCCAGACCCGGAACGTGAGCAGGGTCACGTCCATCCTGCCAGGTCTGCAGCAGTTCTAAAAAGGACTCTTCGCCCTCACCAATAACAAGAGCATCTACCTCTGAATGTTCCCGAAGAAACTCCTCTGCCTCAAAGGATACCTCAGGGCCCCCTATGACAAATCGTACCTTCGGGCAGACCGGGCGAAGCTGCCTGATAACCGCTATAACTTCTTTTAAGTTCCAAATATAACACGAGAAACCAACGACGTCCGCCTTAGCTTCGTAGATCTCCGCAGCAATCCGATCCAAATGATCGTTAATGCTGAATTCCCTAAGTAAGACGTCCTGGTAAACCGTACGAACTCCTTCTCGCAAATAACGAAGAGCTAAATTAGTATGAACAAATTTTGCATTAAGAGCAACTAAAAGAACACGCAAGAATGACAACTCCCTTTGTCCTAAGTATATCTGTTTAACGTCCCTAATGCAATTGTTATGCCAGTTTGAGGGAACCATATGTATAGGTATTTCTGACTATTTCGTTTATTATTCGGAGAGTGTGTCGTTTAACTAAACAACAAGAAAACCTACAGGGGTAGGGGCAATTCATGAATTACCCCTACCCCTGCAATAGCTTGAACGACTTACTTTCTATTTTGAACTGCTCCGCTTTACCAGGCCAGTGTATCCCGGACGCATGCGGTTAAAATAACACGTCCATGCTAATATCCCCCAACGTTGAACATCCGGTTAAGACCATAGCCTGTTTTAATTCGTTCGTCATTCTCCTTATGGCTAAGGCAACCCCTTCTGCACCTCCACCGTAACCTGCAATGATCAGGGGTCTCCCAACCATAACAGCATCAGCACCAAGCGCCAACATTTTTAGGACATCAAGCCCCGTTCGAATTCCGCCATCAACGATCACCGGAATCCGTCCCTCCACCGCCGCAGCTATCTCCGGTAAAACCTCCGCCGTTCCTGGCGTATGATCAATCACCCTTCCGCCATGATTAGAAACGACAATAGCAGCAGCACCTGCTTCGACGGCTATTTCAGCTTCATCCAGGGTCATAACTCCTTTAACAATAAACGGCAATGAGGTGTTGCCGATAATCTCTTTCAGTTCCTCTTTACTCTTGGGACTGACCGGGATGGTTACCAGACCCGCTGCATCGACATCCATACCCACAGCAATAACTCCTGCTTGCTCAGCTTGCCGCAGATAATTAACCACTTCCTCCCATTGACGGGGCTTCATAAAGGGAATGCCCCGGCCTTGAGCTTTAGCAACTACCTCAACACCAGCCTTATACATTGCCGGGTCCGTCGCATCTCCGGTGGATCCTAAGGCGCCTGAAGTAAGACAGCCCTGAATTACGGCTTCAGCCCATTCTTCTTCATTCAAAGCTCCACCCATGTTAAAGTTATTCCCTGTAATAGGAGCACCGAGAATCGGAGTTTTCAGTTCCAGGCCGAAGAGTTTTAGGGTTGTATCGGGCTTTTTGACACTATGCAGTGTCCTCAGATTAATGCGATAGGCTGCTAATGCCTCCACATTGTTTTTAAAGGATGCCCCCGTTCCCATTCCGCCCATACCTGGAACTTCCCCGGCACAGGCCTTGCCATTACACTCCGGACAAACCCTGCAAAACCCTTTGAGCTTTTCCCGCGCTGTTTCGCGCACTGTTCTGATGTTCATAGCTACCTCCACTTAAGCTTTTTAAACATTAATGTTTAGCACAAATCGTTCA encodes the following:
- the rpoN gene encoding RNA polymerase factor sigma-54 — translated: MRLGYGLSLEQTQKLIMTPELRQAITILQLSALDLSTYVEEQLLENPLLENLEESTEIKGEAEPPAAEVSSADEKWEVDWQDYFHDQDENRVRQERVTTDDKQRFDPFITAAPTLLEHLLEQLHVQKLTASLDIAEYIVGNLNDKGYLTLALDDIAREMNVRLAKVEEALTVVQSLDPLGVGARNLEECLYLQLPLIPDYPPELPEFLKHLEDLAAGRLQRIAQALKISLSRVQELADLVRKLDPKPGLRFSGPGEVRYIVPDVVIEEIEGEFIILVNDITVPRLGVNKTYRDALSQDEGTDTRKFVEQKLNAAAWLIRSIEQRRLTLYKVADAIVKWQTDFLRNGIRHLRPLTLRDIAEEIGVHESTVSRATAHKYVQTPRGIFEFKFFFANSMGRGHQNDSGVTTDVIKVVLRDIIASENPRSPYSDQKLADLLKARGMEISRRTVAKYRDELGIPSTSVRKRY
- the whiA gene encoding DNA-binding protein WhiA, yielding MSFSAVTKEELARLGDQKSCCDLAELAALVRMDGTLQISANQQYTLNVITESAPVARKIYRLAKDVLKRRVDIVVRRKLRLRKNNSYLVRIHPRGIEDLQNLGLVDAKGQIYPGIDPGLIKRRCNQKAYLRGAFLAGGSISNPEGTYHLEIVSNDEQHAKALCRLVNRFKLGAKVSMRKHWYVIYLKESEQIVAFLGFIGAHHALLEFENVRVLKDVRNQVNRLVNCETANLDKIVDAAVRQLENIQFIADTIGLQSLPPPLREIAELRLEYSEASLKELGEMLKPKVGKSGVNHRMRKIDELAERIRNQKKVT
- a CDS encoding gluconeogenesis factor YvcK family protein, whose amino-acid sequence is MNPKRYEVILRYLKWLYPDLKVKRWFLLAVLGIFLFATGFSVMNDGVAIGYVELQFREVIYRLTGSTRHITVPTGAIISALGIFAIILGFKRMLYSIISSVLPENEVKIVDRIYSRHHLRRGPKIVVVGGGTGLSALLRGLKQYTCNLTAIVTVTDDGGSSGKLRDELGIQPPGDVRNCLVALAETDQIMDTLFSYRFESGALKGHSLGNLLLAGLTDTFGDFQKGIEQVSKVFALRGKVFPTTLDQVVLMADLEDGTRVIGETSVRATKGKIDKVYLEPSDCTPLPDAIQAIEEADLVVLGPGSLYTSVLPNLLVLGLREKIREASAPVVYVCNVMTEKGETDGYKVSDHLQAILDHCGEGFVDAVLASRGEITEPLLKRYSQEEAVPVVSDPKVVQHLGVKYFEANLVQEGNVVRHDSDRLAKELIRLLFRLKPIGERIALVDAYLLTRKLRKNP
- the rapZ gene encoding RNase adapter RapZ, translated to MNKQGLELIVITGLSGAGRTQAMQSLEDQGFFCVDNLPPTFLVKFAELCAQSRGKVSKAAIVCDLRGGEFFSSLSEALSNLEKEGFRLEVLFLDASDETLIRRYKESRRRHPLSPHGRVLDGIQAERQQLEELRSRADSIIDTSNLSSQQLRSQVAGLFCKSQGLGQMAVSVVSFGFKYGIPMDADLVMDVRFLPNPFYVEALRPLTGENELVREYVFGNQMAQDFMEKYLDLLEYILPNYIKEGKTHLVIGIGCTGGQHRSVAIAEKVGNFLKQQNYAITVKHRDATKNQKRGIAQ
- a CDS encoding extracellular solute-binding protein — translated: MLSKILWRCFYIAICFIVVTGCSSAPQTGQPGGPAPAVVDIWHSLQGAEAEALQGQMQMITENHPEVIVKLNYVPEQNFAAFSYQAEAGGEGPEIFIASREIIHQLYGQGALAPVAYTDEEGFPAALACFRFGEVSYALPWLTDIPLLYFRTDTAEVPVNLSGLFSGKGLSIPAADTATLSAWWNGQGGRLMNNGNVSLNDPNNVAFLQQLSAWRSAQVLRIDPAALTAFTNGETPFVIAGASAARHLTQLNVPWGSIPLSDLLAGQGQSLIGKTLGIANSAIKTTPDMKEAIQTVQKALLTPEAEGALLEAGSLLPANMSYYKRPEAQKGVFPQANMALAKAWVLEGNAPEWKLIAIQDSAWTNVLAGNATPEDELNTAQEQAEKAILVKSQP
- a CDS encoding B12-binding domain-containing radical SAM protein, with translation MRVLLVALNAKFVHTNLALRYLREGVRTVYQDVLLREFSINDHLDRIAAEIYEAKADVVGFSCYIWNLKEVIAVIRQLRPVCPKVRFVIGGPEVSFEAEEFLREHSEVDALVIGEGEESFLELLQTWQDGRDPAHVPGLAWTKGGKIMINPAPVKALSLNDLSFPYAEDEDFTGRIVYVETTRGCPFNCQYCLSSTFQGVRFLEPERFRKIFCQLLKNGARTIKFVDRTFNANKRHALKILDIVKEESIIHPDVKRIRVHCEMAGDLFDAEWMDYLKSYPQGLIQLEIGVQSTYQPTLKVVSRPQNFEEWKKFVPEMQSFGIPLHLDLIAGLPEESWADFRTSFNDVYGVNPDMLQLGFLKVLKGSGLRLQSNRYGLLFNPDPPYTILETNVMSHCGLLQLHRMEDVLDKYYNSGKFTNAVREVLKLFPTPFDFYHGFAEFWQEKGWFHRQWQGKALFDKLWEFLEKVHTPETKEGTDTVSWNRIRDALRFDYYMWERPNIIPDFLQNEVSLKGEEKAGQWKAKQEMIRKQAYWETVIPGVKGMDRRQWHRNTAVAYFTTDILQADGSDRPCWYLFHYQQGNVKAYRYEGS
- a CDS encoding alpha-hydroxy-acid oxidizing protein, translated to MNIRTVRETAREKLKGFCRVCPECNGKACAGEVPGMGGMGTGASFKNNVEALAAYRINLRTLHSVKKPDTTLKLFGLELKTPILGAPITGNNFNMGGALNEEEWAEAVIQGCLTSGALGSTGDATDPAMYKAGVEVVAKAQGRGIPFMKPRQWEEVVNYLRQAEQAGVIAVGMDVDAAGLVTIPVSPKSKEELKEIIGNTSLPFIVKGVMTLDEAEIAVEAGAAAIVVSNHGGRVIDHTPGTAEVLPEIAAAVEGRIPVIVDGGIRTGLDVLKMLALGADAVMVGRPLIIAGYGGGAEGVALAIRRMTNELKQAMVLTGCSTLGDISMDVLF